AGCACTCACAGCACTGAGGCTGATGGGAAATAGGCCACGTGCACACTCAGATGTGGACCATTCGCAGTCCAGGAGCACCCAAGTCTGATTCTCATGGGAAAAGGCCATCACAGGTCAGCCAGGGCCCCAAAGCATCGCCTTGAAACAAGGTTTCAACCTGGCGTTCAAGCCTGTAGACAGAGCTCAGGGGTTGTGAACTTGGATGGAAAacagatgttttcattttcattaagctCTAATTGAAATGTATCATTTTCTTCCATGATGAAAATAGACAGCAAAGCCCAGCGGACACGTATCTGTGACAGTCAGCCACAGAAATAACGCAAGCAGATACTTTCACCTCACGTTAGGGTTGTAGCGACTGCCATAAAATACTCAGTCCTCACTACTCAGAAAGTACAGTAATGTTACAGGCTCACTATTAAATCTTATTTAATGTGTTCATTAAAAAGTCAATATATTACATCACacgtttaaaaaatatttttataaatgtaattcaATAGAGTCGGCTTCCGTTACGCTGCCTATGTATTTTATACGCCTAAATATATTATTCTGAGGGGGTGTCATAGGTTTTACCAGGTTGTTAAAAGGGTCAGTTTGTGGTATATGAAACAGtgaaacccccctccccccgctttaAAAGACCGAGGACTGCTCAGTTGCAGTATGCAAAAGAGGAAAGATGtataaatacttactgaaatgTGACATTATAATATTCTTCAGGTGTCACTATTTTTGGTCCACCAAAGTAGTCCAGGACCCAGATGTTGGTTATATTCAACTTGGCAAAGAACCAATTATGGCTGGACGGCCAGGTTTTCATCTCAGGGTGTCGGACAAACAGGGAATGCTTGGCAAAGCTCATTTCCGTCTGGTTCACCTGAAGGGTTATACAGGACATGAATGACTCATGGCAACCATACTCTGTGTTCTGGCCTGCTAAGGGGGCGTGATTCTAGAAACCTGAAGAGTTTTTTTAGTTACAAGCTCAAGGAATCAGGAAAAAACTGCAGGAGGCATGCAGAAAAACGGAAAACATCCAGGAGCTCAGATGTCAGCGGTACAGATCTCCTGAGGTGGGGAATCATCACGAGGTCCGCCTTCCACTGTTTGGCAGTCCCTCCAAGCTACCAGAGTAATGGGCACAGGGCGTAGGATGAAATGTTGCGGTGCTCACACCGTGTCACGTCGGCCCACGGACCCTGTAACAAGCCCGTGTTCAACGTGGAGAGGCAAACCCACAGACGAAGGTCTCGGGAGGCGCAGTGGAACTCGAGAGCATCggctgtccctccctgccccgtTCCCGCCTCTCTCCTACTCATGAAATGCAGCTGCACAGTGGCACCCACACGAAACCTCCAGACCGTGATCAGACTTGCCTCGGGTCATCATGATCCACAAGGTCAAGAAGCACATCTGCCAGTAGGGCGGTGGGGTCGGTGCTGTGACACCTGGCCCTCTGCCTTGCAGCATTCACTGCGCTAAGTTCACATCTGATATTTCAGCTTACATGGTCCGCTCCCTGCCCTAAGCCACTGTTAGCATACGGAGACAAGGAGCCCCACACAGGAAATACCGGGCAGTATACAACATGGCCAGCGGCAGAGGGCTCTGGCTGAACAGGTGTTCCTTACAGAGGAGTTGAGCAGCTGTTACATCTGTTCAGCTTCAAAAACTCATTCGTTTTCTACATAAATATCTTATTGAACATCTATACGAAATCAACCAATTTAAGCCTTTAGTTTTCATCAATGCACACATTAGAACATATTCTCACTCTGTATCTCAATCACAAATCATTatcattttgttcttaaattctttcttggggcgcctgggtggctcagtgggttaaggatctgccttcggctcaggccacaatctcagggttctgggatgtatcgggctccttgctcagtggggagcctacttctccttctccctctgccactccccctgcttgtgctctcttgctctctcaaataaataaaatcttaaattaaaaaaagatatctcttcttttattgttAATAGATGGTACTTATCTAAAACCCATCTCTGTTCTTGTTAACTACTCACCTTGGTAACGGTTCCTGACAGTATTATGTGGGCACAGAGGGGACTTTGGGGATCAAATCCATGCTTCCTGCAGAAGTTCGTCTGTGCCAAAGACATAGTCAGCGTAGCATGTGGATTTTCCTGTATAGAGAAAATAAAGATCCTGGCACATgaggttttgtctctggagtcAACCTCACAAGTCACATGCACATTGTCCCTAGAGCTGAGTGTTCTTCAAGGAAACAATGAACTGTAAAACATCACCTACCATTTGAGAAAATGACTAGTTGGGTAGAGATTGATCTTGACCCTTCTTCCCAAAAAGCAGTGGCTAGGGTCCTATATTAAAAATTAACCAAGCCactcttttttcttaaactctTAATGTTTCACATTCACCAGGGAAATTACGATTATGATATCACCTAAATACAAGGCTGGTCTAGACCTTCACTGAAAGACCTAAAGGGTCAGGCTCTACTATGAAACTAGGGCATAAAAATACGTAGTTGTTCAACTAACTAATTGTACAATTTAACCAAGAAAGTTGCTGAATCATGCTTTCTTGTTATCTTAGGCTAGCAGAAATTGTGTGATTTCAAAATTGGAGAAGTTGTTCATTCCTGTTTAAGCAATAAGAGAAGAATGCTTAGACTCAAAAAGTGAGGCAAGCaaaattcttccttcttttccagaAATTAGGTTTAGGAAAGGCACTGTTGACAGATCacagaaaaattcaaatgttGCATTTAGTACTTTAAACTCCAAGCGGCTTGTGTGGAAAATTCTGCCATCTCATGGTGACCTATCAAAACAACGAGTTTCAAGAGAGCTCCTTGAAATCATTTAGCCAAACATTCACTGTCTGTGCCCTATTAGGCAAGAAGCCATAGGAGACCAAAAAAAAGGTCTCTCATTTCTCTGTGACTTGATAATCGACTGAAAAGTCAGGCataaacaaaacttaaataaTGCAAAATGACACAGAAGAGATCAGAAGACAATATATAACTGACTATCAAGTGAATGACATAGTAAAGTGTATTTGGAGTTTAAGATGTCAACACAGCCTGGAGTAATACGGACTCTATAGAGAGCCTTGTAAGATACTCAAAATCAGGACAGAAGTGGGATGATGTATTCACGGTAATGGGAATTTCAAAAACAGAACTGGGGAAATGTGGCACATGGTTGTGAGCAATGAGAAACCCAACCTGCTTGAAAAAGaggtttgggggtgggtgggaagatgaaggagaagtggcagggggtgggggagtgagggGGGCTCAAGTCCAAGCTAAGGAGCCAGGGTGTGCTCTGCAGGCTGGCATCTGTCTGTGCTCTCCAAGAACCACCTGCATGGGGAACTTGTTAAAATGCTGATTTCTGGGCTCCATTCCCAGGCCTGGTACTTGTACTTTGAGCAAACATCCCAAGTGAATCTTTCCCAGCTCTAGACAGCCAGATGTTGTTAAAGGTctctgggcagagggaaatgCTATGTGGTCTTCTGTTCCTATAAATCTGGTGGGCAGGGTgacagggagaagacagaggtcaggaggaggaggaaaagaaggtatAAATCAACCTGAGGCCTGAAGCGAAGGGATCCAGTCAGACTAATTCCGATGTGGCCACACCGTTTCACTGCCATCCCGGAAACCTGAAATCCCGCATGGTCCTTACCCCATCTCTCTAGACATGTCCAAGACCCGGGCTGGAGTTCTACCTGGCAGCCATTAGCGGCCGGGCACAGGTGACTCGCTGCACCTGAGTCTTAGTTGTCGTCCTTCCTACAAAGCAGGTGACCCTATCAGTGAGAGTTTAAATATAATCGTGGACAGCAGTAGTTCTCCATCCCCCTCCCTCATTAGAAGGATCAGGGAGGAACTGGGGAGtcggtgttgttgttgttgtttaataaaacatgtttttaatacAATACCCGggcacttattttttaaagtcttccgGGTGACGGTGTTTCCAGCCAAGGCTGAGCATCGCTGGCGAGGAATGAGCCTGCTTTGGGCAAATGCCCGAGTGGGGTGGGCAGTAAGGCCGGGATGCCCGGAGGCGAGCGTCGCTTGCGGAGAGCAGCGGTTTCGGATTTTGCTTCGGGTCCCCGGGGGCACAGATGTCCCCGGACGCTAACGTGGAGTCCCCATTTCCGAAGGTCGGCAGCGACAGCAGGCCCTCCGCCAGCCTCACGCCCAAGCACCGGCCGACGCCCCGCGGGTGTCGGAGGCCCCGCACAGACCGTCTCCCGGCGCACGCACGCCCGTGATGAAGCCCAGCACAGGCGCAGCGAGAGGCCACAACCGCCCCTAAGGCAGCGGGACGCGGAGCGAAGCGCTGTCACAAAGGGAGAACGGGCTCCGTCCCTCCCGGAGCGGCTGGCGCGCAGCACCGCCGGGGCTGGGGACGAGCGCGTCCGGGGACCGGGAAGTGGGGCCGCGGCGGCCCGGCTCGGGGCCGGCCTGACCGACACCACCTCCCGAGGAGAAGCAGGTGCTTCCGACGCGCGGGACTCCAGGCCGACGGAACCAGGCCGCGGACCCGCGGACCCGGGGAGCCGCTGCGATCCCAAAGGAAAACGCAACGAGCTGCGGGTGCGCCAAGGAACGCGGGTCTGGGGGCACGTTCCGGTCACGGCCGCCCTTCCGCGACCCGAATCGGGATGGCGGGCGGACCCCGCGCGGCGCCGCGCGTCCCTCGGCCTGAGCCGCGCGGGTTCTTCCCCCGCAGCCCGTCCGGGACTCCGCACGGCTCTCGCCCTCGAGCGGCGGAGCGGGGCGGCGGGACCCCCGGGGGGCGGCGGGACCCCCCGACGGCGGCGAGCCCCGGCCTGGCGCGCGCCGGGCGGAGACGAGCCCACGGACCTCGCCCCAGCCCCGCTCCTTCCCGTGAAGGCCGTGGCGCCGGGCCCCAGAGGCTGCGCCCGGCACCCGCGGGGGGCCTCGGCTTCGGGCCGCGCGGAAGGGCCCCGTGAGCCCCCGAGCGCCGCCCGCGGAGCCCCCGGACGACTCGCGGCGCCGGTGCTGCCGGCGGGGGCGGGCGAAGAGCCCACCGCAGCGGCGGGCGCCGGACCCCGgaggccgccccgccccgcgccgccccgccgccccgccccgcgacCCCCGCTCACCCGCAGGTTGGCGGCCGACAGCTGCAGCGGGCTCAGGTAGAAGTAGGGCGCGCCGCGGCCCGCGCCCGGGGGCCCGTCGCTGAGCGACAGCACGTCGGCGAAGGCCCGGCCGCGCACCGCGGGCTCCGCCGACACCGTGGCCAGCGCGCCCCAGTCGCACACGTGCGCCACGAAGCGGGCCACGCGCGCCGCGTCCTCGCggggcggcagcggcggcagcggcgcGGCGGAGTCCCAGTCGCCGTGACCCCGgccgccccggccccgcgccgGCGCCACCAGAAGCGCCACCAGCGCCGGCGCCAGCAGCGCGGCGACCAGAGCGCGCGCGGACCCTCCGGCTCGGCTCGTCATGCTCGGGACCCGGGAGCGAGTGCGCGGCGCCGCGACCCACCGGGGTCGAGGGTCAGTCGCGACCTCCCGGCCCCGCCCACGGCGGCGACCACGAGTCACGCCCCCTCCGGGGGACCAATCGGAGTCCGGGGCGGTGGAGGACGCGGTCGACGCGGAGCCTCGCGCTCCCGGCCCCGCCCACGGCGGCGACCACGAGTCACGCCCCCTCCAGGGGGACCAATCGGAGTCCGGCGCGGCGGAGGACGCGGTCGACGCGGAGCCTCGCGCTCCCGGCCCCGCCCACGGCGGCGACCACGAGTCACGCCCCCTCCGGGGGGACCAATCGGAGTCCGGCGCGGCGGAGGAGCTTTGCAACCCGCTGCGGCCGGAGTCGTTTCTCCGCCTCCCCGGCCGCGCtttcttttcctaaatattttctttcttcgtGTACTTGAGCGAGCGGGAGGGAGAGCGCgtgcgcgggggcgggggcggggccgagggCGAGGAAGACGCGCCCCGCCCGCTCGGCGGGGTCGGGCCGGGTCCCAGAGCCCCGAGACCCGCAGAAGTCGGACGCGGACGCGGCCCGTCCCCGGACCCGGCCCGACTCCGGCCCCGGCCCGACCCCGGACCCGGCCCGACCCCGCACCGCGGCGCCGTCCGACGAGTCTGCTTTGCCCGCGGCCGGGGAAGCGGAGGCGCAGAGAAGTCCGCAGCCCGCCGCGTCGTGCGGTTGGGGAAAGACGCGTCTACGCGCACAGGCCGCGGGAGCCGCCGCCGGGCCGGGTCCGCTGGGCCTCGCCGTCCGCAGCGAAGAGCTCCGGGGTCCGGTGCGGGCGGACAGGAGCCCCAGAGTTAGGACTCTTGAGGCTGCTCCCGGCCCCGCAGGCTCCTCGCCAGGCCCGAGGCTGCGTCCACCCGCAGGGCCCCCCGCGCGGATCCGAGCTGACCGAGGCCGCTGGGGACCCGCTGAGCCGTCGGAGGGCCCGCGGCTGCGCAGGCTTCTCCGCTGCTGACCCTCGCGCGTGGGAACAGCACTTCTTTCCGCTCCGGCTAAGACGCTCCGTGCGGGAGCCTTTGGGGCCCGGTTCCCGGCGCCCACGTGCGCTCCGGCCGCGGGAGCAGGGCGACCTCCCCGCCCGGACCCGCTTCCCTGCGCCTTATTACGGCCTTACCGCGGCGGGCCGACGAGCTCAGACCCGGACCCACGTGCTCTATGCTGTGAGCTTCGGTCACTCTCCTCGGACGGAGCGACACTCCTGCCCCTGGCTGCGCCCCGCAGCCCCACCTTAACTGTCGCACGGCATGAATTGTTTGTCAGCTTCAAAAATCCGGCCCTGGCGGTCACCGGCCCTCCGCGGCTGAGTTCCGTGGAGTCGAGTCGTTCCGCTCGTGCCCTGGGCCAGTCATGTGAGCGGGTGCGGGCAGCAGGTGGGAGCCGAAGTCCTGCCGCTGATTTCTGTCTCAGACTCGGCAATATTCAGCCGAGAAGATTCTCACGCTACTCGGTGGGAATTTGTGTAAAGAAAGACGGTTTTCAGTCCCCTCTGGAAGCCAAAAAAGTGTGAACAACCCTTAATAACAGAGGGTTTCCTTTTTAACAAGTGAATTTGGAAGAGCTTCAGGCTAGA
This portion of the Mustela lutreola isolate mMusLut2 chromosome 14, mMusLut2.pri, whole genome shotgun sequence genome encodes:
- the CREG1 gene encoding protein CREG1, translated to MTSRAGGSARALVAALLAPALVALLVAPARGRGGRGHGDWDSAAPLPPLPPREDAARVARFVAHVCDWGALATVSAEPAVRGRAFADVLSLSDGPPGAGRGAPYFYLSPLQLSAANLRENPHATLTMSLAQTNFCRKHGFDPQSPLCAHIILSGTVTKVNQTEMSFAKHSLFVRHPEMKTWPSSHNWFFAKLNITNIWVLDYFGGPKIVTPEEYYNVTFQ